In Halobacteria archaeon AArc-dxtr1, the genomic stretch TCAAGGACGTCTTCTCGCGGTGGCCGTGGTACGATGAACAGGTCACTGATTACCAAATTCGCTACGAGTTCTCGAATACGATCGATGGCGACACCCCGCTTCCGATGAACTGCGACAATGACGATCTGCAGCGGTACTGCATCGGACAGGATGAGTGTCCATACTCGATTTGGGGAAGTCTTCCCTTCCCGGATAAGATGTACGATCGGCTGGATGAGGCCGGGTCGGTAGGAGAAGAGTTCTAGCTCTGTTGGAATTCTCAATCGCTGATGATTCGTTGAGGCTATGCTGAATTGAATGCGCGTATCTCAGATAGGCAAATAGATCTTAAGACAATGTGATTATTCTCGTAATCCGGCACATCTAACCATACTGGCATGGAACCAGTTAGCAAATGGAAATTTCGGTCGACGAAATCGTAACTGCGACGGCTGCAATCCTCATTGCCTCCCTACTCCAGCCACTTCTCCCAGAGACTATCACTGATATCGAACCCCTCACCTTCCTAAACAATCCGTATCTCCGGGTTGTGCTGATAGCCATAATTGCGTTTGCTCTGCTCTGGTGGCTTCTGTCCTGGGCCCGGAACACGTTCGGTAACAGTAGTAGTGATGGCCGGTCCGCTGCATTCGTCGCCACAGCTCGAGGGAAGCCGCGGCGTGACGTCTCCGAGTGGGAGGTCGATAAGTTCGGCGTGAAATGGCGAGTGCTGCACGGCCGCCAGCGCAGTCTTGGTGACGCCTACGCGTATGCTGACTCACCTGTCTGCCCGGAGTGCGGTACTGAGCTGATGACAGACACGAAATCGCGGCGGTTCCGGGATGACAAACCGATCTGGAAGTGTCCCGGCTGCGGGTTCACACAAGAACGGCCATCACGTTTCCTGTATGAGGAGTCAGATGCGGTAGAGCGCGAGGTCGAACGCGAAGTTCGTAGTTCGTGATCCTGTAATACGACCGGTCTACTAATTGATCCGGTATTTTATGACAGATCATGGTACAACTACATGGTAATGAGGCGACGACAATCAGTTTACCATCTCTTCTCCGACCAGTCGATCCACGAGTACCGGCGGGAGCAAGAGACAGAGCTGAAGGACGAAATCAAGGAACTGTCCAACAACGAGCTGCAGGACAGTACCGACCTCTTGACCCTGATATTCACGTCGAGATACACACCGTCCCCGATCCAGCTCAACGACTACGACCTAGAACAGGCCGGCGAGGTCGAGAAAAAGATCCCGCGTAGCCAAGGCCTGCCCGGCCTCAATCAGCGCGGCCGGTCCACTAAGACGTACCAGCGGATCCGTGTGAAGCTGCCATTCCACGGCGACCGCGACCTCCTGCATATCAATCCCAGCTCCTCGAAGCTGAACAAACCGCGTTACAACGAATTGAACCGGAACGAGGTAGTCTACTACGTCGACTACACGATTGGGAACAAGGATGCGGAACAGATCCAGGACGAGATTCAATCCGAGGTTGACGAATGGGTGGACAAGGTGGCGTGGTTCGTGGAACAGCTAGAAGATGATATCGCGGAGATTGAAGAGCAGCTGCGGCGGACCGCCCGCCGCTCAATTGAGGAACGGCGGGAGATCGTTGATACAAACCATGCGGTGATGGCCGAACTGGGTGTCGACACCGGTGACACCACGGAACCTGGATATGTAGTGCCGGAGAAGAAGCGAGAGATTGAGCTGCCGTCACCGGCCGCAGACAGTGATGACGAGGTGCTACAGGAGCGGACCTTTATTGAGGTCTTGGATCTGCTTGATGACTTGGGACGGGATCTGGAACGGTCCGCTACGCCGGTCCGGGGTCTGGATGAGGAGTCGCTGCGCGATATTTTCCTGATGGGGATTAATTCGCATTACTCCGGGTTCGCGACCGGAGAAACGTTCAATCGTGGTGGGAAGACGGATATCCTGCTCCGGTACGATAACGAGAACCTGTTCATCGCAGAGTGCAAATTCTGGGATGGACCATCTGTATATGCCGACGCGGTTGACCAGCTCCTAAACAACCTGACCGTCCGGGATTCACACGCTGCACTCTTGATCTTCTCACGGCGTCAGGACTTCGGGACGGTTGAGGACCGGATATGGGAGGCGACGATGGATCACGACCGGTACATCTCTGAGGTGTCGGAGATTGCAGATTACAGCGTATATCGACTGGAGTCGGAGAGTGGGCATCCGGTCAGAGTCGCAGTGAAAGCATTTGATGTCCGGGAATAGGCATAGTACGACTGGTCCAGTTCTTCTACTCCCTCGATGCGAATAGTGATCTACGGTAGTCTAAGAGAAGATAGCAGAAGCTTCTTTTTCATCGCAGGATACCTATTGATAAATGAGGTCTTCTCGCCGCCGTTTTCTCGCGACATCTGCGGCTGCCCTCACCTTCCCAGTTGTGGGTGGGGCGCGGGTAACTACAGCGGAACAATCCGATCAGACCACACCATATAGCCTGGAATCGGAGCCCGTTGACCCGGTGATGGCAGAGATCTACGGCGAGCTCGAGCTCCCACAGGATGACCCGTTCTGGACATGGGACATTCCCTACTTCTCGGACGATGCCATCATCGAGTACGAGGTCCGGCCGAAAGACGGCAGCCATCTTCCGGACGTGCTGGTCGTGGACGACGATGGACTGAAAAAATACCGGACACAGGTCGCGTCGATTCCCCTATACGATACCCGATCGCGGGACCTCGGCTGGTTCGGATCGGTCCCCTGGCCAGTCGTCTATTTCGACAACATCCCGCGAAAGCTAGACCAGGTGCAGTCATGGAATGTGGAAGGAGGGATGGTCGACATTGAGACGTTGGACTGTCTGACCAATGCCCGGCCTCGGCGTGATGCGAACGTCATCGCTGGCGGCGACTATCATCTGGTCTTTGACTGGACCGACGAGGTCCTGTCTAGTCCGGGAAGCGAAGATGTGACCGTCGAGGTGTCCGCCCGCGTCCGCCGAAACAAGCCGGAAGAAGCGGCAGAAGTAGCTCCAGCGCAGGTCTCCACCCTCTACACGACAGTCGGAGCTGCAGAGTCGCCGGTCGTCGAAGAGATGGTACCCGTCGCTGAAGCAATCTGCAGTCGGGTCCCGGACAAGATGAAAACATTGTCCGTCGCAGATGTGCAGACGGAGGCGCCACGCGCCGTGGAGGTAGTGGCCGTCACACGAATCGTGTTCGCGGTCCTCGACGACAAACTCGGGTATACGCCGACATTCGTCCGGAAGCTGCTAGATGGTGCATCTACATGGGCACGATGGGGACGGTCGGCGCTCCCGATCGTCAACAGCATTGACCACGTGATTGATGATGCATGCCGCGTTGTGGGAGCAGAGCCAGGCGCGGTGACGGATGCCGTGGAAGATTTCCTGCTGAGCCTGGGTATTCTTGTGGCTGACCTGTTAATGGCGAAGTTCGGCTTGGTAAGCCGTGTTGCGTCTTTCGCCGTGAAACGGGCGCACACGTATTTGCTCGGGATTATCGGTGAAGTGCTGGGACTCAAAGCGTATCTAGTGTTGCTCCGAGAGCTGTACAACCTTCTCGAAATGGGTATTCAGCAGATGCTCCGGAAAATCAAGTCAGTTACTCGTGATATCGAGAAACACGGGTTCCTCACGGATGGCGAAGTAGCTACCGTGCAGGAGTTTGAGCAGGAAGAAGATCTTCAATCGCTTGATTCTGGGTGGGATCTACGAGTGGGACCGTTGAACCCCAGTCCGGAATGCCAGTCGTAAACCGAGTTACCTGATGGAAGTACGAGAATCCCGCTACCGGTACAGGTTTTCCCGGTGCTGCGCCTCGTAGACAACGATCTCGTCGGAATCCTCATCAACGTCGACGAAGACACGGTAGGAGCCCCAAGAGAACTTCCCGGTGGACTGGCCGCTCCACGGTGAGTAGTTCCAGTCGTACGGCGACCGCCACTCGCAGGTGGCCACCTTCTCGAGCTTCTGCGTAAGGTAACGCTCCGCGTCGCTACCGAGGTTCTTGAAGACCGTTTCGGCGTCGCGAGCAAAGGAGATGTTGTAGGCCATGGGTGGGTCATGGCACAGCCACAGTAGCAGCTGTGCCATACGTGGTTCACCCTGTGTACGGACCGGTCCACATCGGCCCGCGATGGTTGTAGCCTACTCTGTACCAGTACCTACAGCGAGGGGGCATTTTAATTTACTGCGAGAAAGCATCACATACTCTCGTATACTATCCGTTGTCCGTAAAAGCTACCATAATTATTATATTTCATGGGAGGTGCAGTTCGAAGAGATAAGAATCCACGTCATGCACTATTCAGGGCCTGTATTGCCTGTTTTCGTCCGAGTTAGGGTAAAACTCCACAAGTCGCAACGAACTACCGTCAACTGCTGTGATTCACTGTTGTTGAGTTTCGCCCAGGAAATAACACCTATTCTCTCGAATTCGGGCCTCTCACCGCCTCGTCAAGCACAATTTTCCCAGACAACCGTGTCTTGACCTTCGTCGAGGCCACCACTACCGCCTGAGAACTGCCCGACGGCCCTCTTGTCTAATCTAAACCTGTTTCAATGCACTTTGTACTTCCAGAATCATCCAAAGGAAGGCCAGGGTACAACGGTGCAAACGCCGCTGGCTCTCTCCGGCCGAGGGGCCGTCAGACGACAAGATCCCATGGCAAATATATCAGATGTCACTCATTGAATAATGATGCGATTCGCAGTGGAGTTTGTCGCCCCCGAGAGGGGCGAGGGGCTATCACGCCTACTCAACAACCATGTCTTCAGAACATGAACAACAGCGATCACGACCACCTAGTGAGCAAACGAAACAACCGAGCGAAGAACCGTGGGCAGATCTCGAGCTGACGCTTCCACACACCAGAAGTCCGACTGCCATCGTCTCATTTGTCGAGTGTGCACTCGTCGAACTCACCCACGAAGACGTCGGAGCCGAGTTCGTCTCGACGAGCATTGCAGGAATGAATCGGACACAGTTCATCGCCGTCGACGACGTCGGTGAGGAGTTCAAGAAGCGGTGTTTCGATGCGCGTCTCGGCTGGCACGAAACAACAGTCAGCCGCAAAGCAGTTCGCGACGAGCTGGTCAATCGCCTCTCACAGCGGTCGTCACAGGGCGGTGAGGTAGGTCAGAATGACGTCGTGGCCGCTCAAGACAGGTTCCAAGTAAAACCAGTTCGGGAACTTCGAGTTCAAAAGTAGATCCTTAACCAACACGAACCCAATTACCACGCCTGTTGTTGGTTAAGTCTAGTTGATGATGGAGGCATTCCAGTCTGCACTACGGTGGGAACGATTCCTCGAAGCAAGGCCTACATCGACAGCCACGCAAGAACGAGTATGTCCAACAGCGAGTCCCCAGATGATGTTTCCTCGTTCGAGGACGCGTTTCGCGGTGACGATGGCGAAACAAGCGACGGCTGGACACTCGACGACGTCTATAGTGATCTTTCCGATTGGGCGACTACCCGCGAGGAAGAGCACGCTACGAACGTGCCCGCCAACAACACGCCAGTACCGACCGCCAAGAAAGATACGTACGGCGAGTGACGCTGCAAGGAAGAAACGACTATTGGCTAGCGCGCGAGAGTCTCGAATGTGACTGACGACGTCGCGTATCCTTCGGTCGAGCTCGTTCTCGATCTCCACGAGCAGATCGTTGAAGAAGGTGACGCCACAGAACCCGGAATTCGATCGGAGGACGCAATCGAATCTGCAGTGCAGTACGTCTCTGAAGGATACTTTGGGGAGGTTCCACAGACACTGCATGAAAAAGCGGTGCATCTGATGCGTCTTCTCGTTGCAGATCATCCCTTCGTCGACGGGAACAAGCGGACTGCACTCCGAACAGTGGTTGTCATCTACATGCTGAACGGACACACGTTCGACTACGGCGACGAAATTCGGGCCTTACTGCACCGCTTTGCGACCGATGAAGCCGCTGTCGACACTGAAACCGCAGTGATTTACTTCCGAGCGTGTGCTCGTCGCAACTGATAAAGGGACACAATGAGTACGTTCAATACAGAGATGGCGTCCAGCACCGATTCCTCGGCAACGGTCGACGAAGAAGTCCGCCGACTGTACGAGCGGTATCAGGCGGCCGAGAGCGACGCCGAACGTCACGAGATCGCCCTCGAGATGGGGAAGCTTGACGGACGCCGCCACGCAGAGATCTACGCAGCGCTTGAAGACGAGTGACTCAACAGGATTCTTAGCGCCTCGTTAGCTATCGACTAGCGTGTCATAAAATCGTTCACAGCGGCCAGGAAGGATGCGAACGTAGCGATGGACTGATAGAGCTTGTCGACTCATCACATATAAATGGAAGACATCCCACAACCAGCAAGCGAGCCGTACTCTGTCGGCGAACGGGTGCAGATCTACATCGGAGCTGACGATCCTGATTCCCGGTATCACGGTGTGGTTTGTGAAGTTGTTGAAATTCTCACAGATGACCTCGGTAAAGAAACTGGACGGGGCATAGATACCTATTCGTACACTCTTCGAGACGTAGAGACGGATGAACAGATACCCGTTTCATTCCGGCAGCGGGATTTAGTGCCGGCTAAGTGTACTCAATAGAGGCCCTGTACTGTTCGTTTTCGAATCCTGTGAGAAGCACTCTATGACACTCTGGAAATATGAATTGATTCTATGACATGCTCATCGACGGCTGTTTTACTATCCAGTGAC encodes the following:
- a CDS encoding type II toxin-antitoxin system death-on-curing family toxin → MTDDVAYPSVELVLDLHEQIVEEGDATEPGIRSEDAIESAVQYVSEGYFGEVPQTLHEKAVHLMRLLVADHPFVDGNKRTALRTVVVIYMLNGHTFDYGDEIRALLHRFATDEAAVDTETAVIYFRACARRN